One Rossellomorea aquimaris DNA window includes the following coding sequences:
- the spoIID gene encoding stage II sporulation protein D, with amino-acid sequence MKHLKPVLIIFSIFISIIFIVPTLLVLPFSSEKETANLDEKLKNPPSVEELANSVEVAVYRSNQDLIEKLPLEQYVVGVVAGEMPADFEKEALKAQALAARTYIVNQLLLEDSSVPKGADVTDTVSHQVYKNQKELAGLWGADYDWKVKKISEAVLETMGQVLTYDGKPITAAFFSTSNGFTENSEAYWPNEYPYLRSVESPWDSASPRFEDQKVIPIKEFEQKLGVTLPKDGSVGTITSRTEGKRVASVEINGKGFSGREIREKLELRSSDFTWYLKDDHIVIATKGYGHGVGMSQYGANGMAKEGKDYQDIVTHYYKDVKITESDKLLQKVTAQR; translated from the coding sequence ATGAAGCATTTGAAACCAGTACTGATCATCTTCTCAATCTTTATCAGCATCATTTTTATTGTACCTACTCTTCTCGTGCTCCCATTTTCATCAGAAAAGGAAACGGCAAACTTAGACGAAAAGCTGAAAAACCCGCCATCCGTTGAAGAGCTGGCGAACTCGGTTGAGGTGGCTGTCTATCGCTCCAACCAGGATCTGATCGAGAAACTTCCTTTGGAGCAGTATGTAGTAGGGGTAGTAGCTGGTGAAATGCCTGCAGATTTTGAAAAGGAAGCGTTAAAAGCTCAAGCCCTTGCAGCAAGGACGTATATTGTGAATCAGCTTTTACTTGAGGACTCCTCTGTTCCGAAGGGTGCCGATGTGACAGATACGGTCTCTCATCAGGTATATAAGAATCAGAAGGAGCTTGCTGGCCTCTGGGGTGCCGACTATGACTGGAAGGTCAAGAAAATATCCGAAGCGGTGCTTGAAACGATGGGGCAGGTGCTGACCTATGATGGTAAGCCCATTACGGCAGCATTCTTCTCAACGAGTAATGGATTCACAGAAAACTCAGAGGCTTATTGGCCGAATGAATATCCATATTTAAGAAGTGTCGAAAGCCCTTGGGACTCGGCGTCACCTAGATTCGAAGATCAAAAGGTTATCCCGATCAAAGAGTTTGAGCAGAAGCTGGGCGTAACCCTGCCAAAGGATGGCTCGGTAGGAACGATCACATCAAGAACAGAAGGCAAAAGGGTAGCGAGTGTTGAAATAAACGGCAAAGGGTTCTCCGGCCGTGAGATAAGAGAGAAGTTAGAACTGAGATCCTCGGATTTCACCTGGTACCTGAAGGATGATCATATCGTCATCGCCACTAAAGGATATGGTCACGGAGTCGGTATGAGCCAATACGGAGCAAACGGAATGGCGAAGGAAGGCAAGGATTATCAAGACATCGTCACTCATTACTATAAAGATGTCAAAATAACAGAGTCAGATAAACTGCTGCAGAAAGTAACAGCACAAAGATAA